The sequence GGGCCGTGTCGAACGTCGTGACGAAGTCGGGCACCAACACCTTTGAGGGAATCCTCCGATACAACTTCAACAATATCGCGTGGAACGCTTTGACCCCCGCAGGGCAGAAATTGGTGTCGGGGCAGTTTGTTGACAATGACAATTCGACAAAAAAGCCAGAAAGCAATCTGGTGAAGACGCCCTATATCACCATCGGCGGACCCATCTTCAAGGATCGGCTCTGGTACTTCGCCTCGTTCCAGATCCCCTCGACCAGTGCCCTGCAGGCCACCACCCCCGGTCCCTTGGGCGGTGGCGGCATCCCCTTCGACCGCACCTTCAAGGCTGATCCTTTCTGGTACTCGGCGAAAGTGACCTGGGCCATCAACAACGACCACACCGTTGCGTTCCAGAGGACCCAGGATCCGGCCATCATCAACCGGGTCAACTACGGCTCCACCACCTTCCTCGACACGACCACCATCCAGACCCAGGGCGGAAGTTTCAATTCGCTCACCTATCGGGGCATCCTGAGCCCGACGCTCACCCTTGAAGGCAAACTGGCCCAGCAGACGAGCGAACTCACCGTGAAGGGCGAAGGCGGCAGCAAGCACGCCTTCTATGATCAGGCTAACGGCTACCGCCAATATGAGAACGGTCCCTTCGAGGGTTACACCAAGCGGCCCAGGACCCAGGGCAATTTATCCCTCACCTGGTTCCCCCAGTGGATGGGCTCCCACGAAGTCCGTTTCGGTGTCGACTACCAGAAGACCGACAGCAAGAACAAGTTCGGCAGTATCGGTAACCAGGATGTGTACTTCAGCGGCTTCACGGGGAATGTCGCAGTTCAAGGCCCCAATGGTTTGAACTACAACATGGATCCGGAAGCTGACTATCTGGAAGTCTGGACCCCCCTCCTCGAGAGCAAAACCGAGAACAAGTACACCGCTTTCTATATCAATGATCGCTGGGCGGTGAACAAACATTGGGGTCTCAATATCGGCCTGCGCCGGGAATCGCTCACCGGCAACAACGACATTGGCCAGAACATCTGGAGCTACTCGAACATCGCGCCCAGGCTAGGTGTGACCTATGACCCCACGGGCGATGGCACCACCACCTTTGGCGTGACTTTCGGACGCTATTTCTACAGCCCCATCCAGGACGGCCTGGATGCGCAGAACAAGTTGGCCCAAGGCTACGACGATTACATGTACGTCAGCGGTGACCCGCATCTGCGCTCGAGCTTCAGCTCCACCTCGGTCTATACCTACAATCCAACCAGTGATCCGGGTCTTCGCTTCTCCAGCGACTTGAAGGGACCCCGCACCGATGAAACGACCCTGGTGTTGAAGCATGCCGCCTCGTCGCGCCTCTCCTTCCAGGCGGTCGGCGTCTACAAGGAATTCCATGATCAATTGGCCACGAGAACCTACTACGAACCAACCACCAACATCCGCGTGAGGCTGCTCGAGAACGCCGCCAACGCCAAGCGCCGCTATTCCGGCCTGTTGTTGAGCAGCGAGTACACCGGCGAGAAGTACTACATCTACGCGAACGCGACCCTCTCCCGCCTGTTCGGCAACATCGACCAGACCGGCCAGGGCGGGTCTTTCAATGTTTTGACTTCCGGGACTTACGCGCCTACCTACAACACCAATAACGCAGAGGGGCTGCTGTCTTCGGATAGGACCTTGGTGGTGAAGCTGTTCGCCACCCGCAAGTTCACCTGGAACAAGTTCTATCTTGACAACGGGTTCCGCGTCCAGTTCAACAGCGGCGCGCCCTACCAGTTGACCTACAGCCGCTCGAATTCCGCGGCTCCGAGCTATGTCACCCCTGGGGACAAGACCTTATCCGTCATTTTCGGTGGCGTCCGGAACACCAATCGGTTCAACGACAACTACAATGTCGATTACACCGCCACGTTCGGTTATGACTTCACCAAGCGGTACAAGGTGTTTGTGCGGGCCGACATCACCAACGTCTTCAACCGCCAGGAACAGGTGAGCTGGAACACGACCGTGAGCTACAGCAACACCACCGGCGTCCTTTCCACCGGCTCGCTCTTCGGCCATCCCACCAGCATCAACAATTACGTTGCTGCCCGGACGCTCCTGTTCAGCCTCGGATTGAAATTCTGATCCAAGCCGAATTTCCATAAAACGAGGAGGGGATAGAACCCCTCCTCGTTTTTAAAACTCAATATTTGGCGGAATGACGGATCCGATAGTCCCTTGTAAATGAACCGCGATACTGAAAATTAACAAAAATTAACCACCGGCATTCCATCGGACCCCTGATTCTTGAATGAATCCGACTGCAGAGGTCCCATGCGAATGCACCGTTCCTGTCTCTCTCTTCTGGCCACGCTGCTCATCGGTTCGGCGCTCCCGGCGCAATCGCCGGCGCCTGTGAAAGGCGCGAGGATCCCCCATCCCGACCATAGCGAATTCGAGGCCCTGCTGAAGGTGCCTTTCGTGGGGGACCAGGGCGGCGACGCGCGGGTGTTCACGCTGCACTTCAGCTTCCCGGATGCGGAAGACCTGGCGGTGGCCGCGTGGCGCGTGGAGCTGACGGACAGCCGCGGCATCATCCTCCGCGCATGGCGGGGCGAGGCGCCCATGGCGAATGCCAAGGCGACCGTCCGCGTGCCCTGGGATGGCCTGGACCGCCGCGGCCGCGTCCTTCCGGCCGGGCACTACAAAGTGCGCATGATGGCGAGCTCGATGACCCAGCTGGAATTCCGCAAGGCCTTGCAGCCCGACCAGGCCAGCCGGGTCGAGCACCACTTGGCCAACGCCAGCGAGAATGTGGAAGACCAGACCTTCGACATCCAGGTCGGCAGGCCCGCGCGGCCCTCCATGCCGGCCTTCCGGGCCCTGCCCGTGAGCGCCGCCGGAGACACAGCCTTGGCCGCGGCCTCGAAGCAGGGCGCGCCGTTCGAGGCATCGCGGCCCGCGCTGGGCGGCCTGCCCTACACCATCTATTTCGGCAATCTGCATAGCCAGACCAACCACAGCGACGGCGGCGGCGAGATCAGCACCTGCTCGGGCGCGCATGCCCCCCAGAGCGGCACCTATGGACCCGCCCAGGCCTTCCAGTTCGCCTTGAACCAGGGCCTGGACGTGCTGATGTGCTCCGAGCACAACCACATGTACGACGGCTCCACGGGCACCAACACCGCCGCAGATCCCCTCACGGCCCACAACCTGTACCAGTCCGGTTTGTCCGCCGCATCCACCTTCAATGCCGCGAACCCCGGCTTCCT comes from Holophagaceae bacterium and encodes:
- a CDS encoding TonB-dependent receptor — translated: MADGAQTGTVAGTVKDPSGAVLAGVKLQMRGENLQGVRTTTTNAKGDYRFLLLPPGRYSLTAELDGYNTVRVDLTASVNLATTLNIPMGKIGTQVIEVTASATTIEQGTTTGNATVTKELVDRLPVGRTYQGAMQLTPGVTGGANPNVLGGQSSENIYLIDGVDTTDPTTGTFGLNLAEDSIQEVQVLTTGISAEFGRFNGAVSNVVTKSGTNTFEGILRYNFNNIAWNALTPAGQKLVSGQFVDNDNSTKKPESNLVKTPYITIGGPIFKDRLWYFASFQIPSTSALQATTPGPLGGGGIPFDRTFKADPFWYSAKVTWAINNDHTVAFQRTQDPAIINRVNYGSTTFLDTTTIQTQGGSFNSLTYRGILSPTLTLEGKLAQQTSELTVKGEGGSKHAFYDQANGYRQYENGPFEGYTKRPRTQGNLSLTWFPQWMGSHEVRFGVDYQKTDSKNKFGSIGNQDVYFSGFTGNVAVQGPNGLNYNMDPEADYLEVWTPLLESKTENKYTAFYINDRWAVNKHWGLNIGLRRESLTGNNDIGQNIWSYSNIAPRLGVTYDPTGDGTTTFGVTFGRYFYSPIQDGLDAQNKLAQGYDDYMYVSGDPHLRSSFSSTSVYTYNPTSDPGLRFSSDLKGPRTDETTLVLKHAASSRLSFQAVGVYKEFHDQLATRTYYEPTTNIRVRLLENAANAKRRYSGLLLSSEYTGEKYYIYANATLSRLFGNIDQTGQGGSFNVLTSGTYAPTYNTNNAEGLLSSDRTLVVKLFATRKFTWNKFYLDNGFRVQFNSGAPYQLTYSRSNSAAPSYVTPGDKTLSVIFGGVRNTNRFNDNYNVDYTATFGYDFTKRYKVFVRADITNVFNRQEQVSWNTTVSYSNTTGVLSTGSLFGHPTSINNYVAARTLLFSLGLKF